A single window of Vanessa tameamea isolate UH-Manoa-2023 chromosome 5, ilVanTame1 primary haplotype, whole genome shotgun sequence DNA harbors:
- the LOC113392539 gene encoding DNA replication complex GINS protein SLD5 yields the protein MDTEDIELSEDEEEITAETVLKTLQNAWQNERLSPEILPHHNDMVECMLGQIQHMERNINKLPKTDLRSCIHKMELNRIKYIICNYLKTRLNKIESYCIAIVNEEKQRIESGTNYLTPSEFRYAQEYVLNMENHLKNTVLDHVPGNMQTFEFNKMAIYPNYQSHVFLKANETVNGIVLEDLLGDQDEEIDLEEGSQHILQYKPIADLVKNGKVQLV from the exons ATGGATACTGAAGATATAGAATTAAGTGAAGATGAAGAAGAAATTACAGCTGAGACTGTTTTAAAAACTCTTCAAAATGCATGGCAAAATGAGCGTTTGTCTCCAGAAATACTGCCCCATCATAACGACATGGTCGAATGTATGTTAGGACAAATACAACATATGGagcgaaatattaataaactacccAAAACTGATCTTCGCTCATGTATTCataaaatggaattaaatagaattaaatatattatttgtaattatcttaaaactaggttaaataaaatagaaagttaCTGCATTGCCATAGTCAATGAGGAAAAGCAACGAATAGAGTCTGGAACGAATTATTTAACGCCTTCTGAATTTAGATACGCCCaagaatatgtattaaatatggagaaccatttaaaaaatactgtacTTGATCATGTTCCGGGGAATATGCAAAcatttgaattcaataaaatgGCTATTTATCCAAATTATCAATCTCATGTCTTCCTTAAGGCTAATGAAACGGTAAATGGTATTGTACTAGAAGACCTACTAGGTGACCAAGATGAAGAGATAGACTTAGAAG agGGTTCACAGCATATACTGCAATACAAACCGATTGCAGATTTAGTAAAAAATGGCAAAGTACAACttgtataa
- the LOC113392739 gene encoding opsin-1-like, with amino-acid sequence MAITSLDPGAAALQAWGGQMAAFGSNETVVDKVLPEMLHLIDPHWYQFPPMNPLWHGLLGFVIGVLGFVSITGNGMVIYIFTTTKTLKTPSNILVVNLAFSDFLMMCVMSPPMVCNSYNETWVFGPLACQLYACAGSLFGCASIWTMTMIAFDRYNVIVKGIAAKPMTINGAMLRVLGIWIFSLAWTVAPLFGWGRYVPEGNMTACGTDYLDKSWFNRSYILIYSIFCYFMPLFLIIYSYFFIVQAVAAHEKAMREQAKKMNVASLRSSDAANTSAECKLAKVALMTISLWFMAWTPYLVINYAGIFETATITPLATIWGSVFAKANAVYNPIVYGISHPKYRAALYARFPALACQPSPEDNASVASAATATEEKPSA; translated from the exons ATGGCAATCACAAGCTTGGACCCTGGTGCGGCCGCTCTTCAGGCGTGGGGCGGTCAGATGGCAGCCTTCGGCAGCAATGAGACTGTCGTCGACAAAGTCCTACCAGAAATGCTGCATCTAATTGACCCCCACTG GTACCAATTCCCACCCATGAATCCGCTATGGCATGGCCTCCTCGGATTTGTGATCGGGGTTTTGGGCTTCGTTTCCATCACAGGCAACGGAATGGTCATCTACATCTTCACAACCACAAAG ACCCTCAAAACACCATCAAACATCCTCGTCGTTAACTTAGCATTTTCGGACTTCCTCATGATGTGTGTAATGTCACCTCCTATGGTGTGCAACAGTTACAACGAGACATGGGTATTCG GACCACTAGCGTGTCAGCTATATGCGTGTGCGGGATCCTTATTCGGATGCGCCTCCATCTGGACCATGACGATGATTGCTTTCGACCGCTACAACGTGATCGTAAAAGGAATTGCCGCCAAACCTATGACAATCAATGGCGCTATGCTTCGAGTGCTGGGAATCTGGATTTTCTCGTTGGCATGGACCGTTGCGCCCCTGTTCGGATGGGGCCG atATGTACCTGAGGGAAACATGACCGCCTGTGGAACTGACTACCTCGACAAGAGCTGGTTCAACCGCAGCTACATCTTAATCTACTCCATTTTCTGCTACTTCATGCCTCTCTTCCTCATCATCTACTCCTACTTCTTCATTGTGCAG GCGGTAGCAGCTCACGAGAAGGCGATGAGGGAACAGGCCAAGAAAATGAACGTTGCTTCTCTCAGGTCATCTGATGCGGCCAACACAAGCGCTGAATGCAAATTGGCTAAG GTTGCTTTAATGACCATCTCACTGTGGTTCATGGCATGGACTCCATACCTTGTCATCAACTATGCTGGTATCTTCGAAACTGCCACGATCACTCCTCTCGCTACTATCTGGGGCTCTGTCTTCGCCAAGGCTAATGCTGTCTACAATCCTATTGTATACGGTATCAG cCACCCGAAATACCGTGCGGCTTTGTACGCGAGGTTCCCAGCCCTTGCTTGCCAGCCCTCACCCGAAGATAACGCCTCGGTAGCCTCCGCCGCCACCGCCACCGAAGAAAAACCATCAGCGTGA
- the LOC113392745 gene encoding cilium assembly protein DZIP1L encodes MTHKTSYHHNFPNLAEESGFTFNTHKPRIHIEWNKIKMVDIDSIIRDRKFGLLEQHINDILGCVLESEFDVRILDEGVLKIFRLSQLAVEYQQFCRNYLDRSIYVMREEVTNLLKEVETTRRSLKEKDEEIRKLKRKSKQSIRTPLHYGNENIATMLLKTLNNTKGDIFSSTSHTDVLQYNKCNYCEKIFLNQLYLKSHMSRRHADIINIPTTEAPEKITANENTNSKLNEEIEELKTKLKQMENLIINTRNSNGQIEVTENIIQKVEPHSNQKLTKEMKDAEVSTDVNMQDKIDTWKKEEYEKYNQEIVLLRKQIIDIISNKEKQEQSSIQNDLKIMEQLQTTIKQQSSEITSLKEELLKEGENEKEKRKEIENQMVYWVKQAEKQSNEYKVLLQKLNDVTNEAREYRARADAEKDKSSKLQDILDQHLSRAPKKESNQKNKINEEIIETNDVDSAKIAEKTPTADLITLSKLQQKAQELLNMNDTSTCESSSTSDEKIKMKNVVKNSSSDDKSQNQTMKKKISKKSTQYSNDIDPVRKSRNKSEKKPQNKINSIPHTASKKENSYVHIPSSPMKIVRAKVTEEVNQRLISLGVDPLRNRLPQNTFRKQRTLLQKEQETKTKKFPVREKILHSIMAHLDESTANKSISPRNDYISPNKSPKTFSLSSVFTNVKTKALSLVKSNESINNTNKSYNHIAMKALSLLKTPPVSANTSPIIQRHSVISPNKTGRKVSKSKRNFKYQSSKSLTQNKNSEAFDVNNVSDDSNSQSLEQERTHKQKAGVVNNLVKSPIRRPTDIPENQYVTDHRFFVNRDDKSQPKSDDIYQMKAQEINVNKKAIIENIDDSSDAVESIVSSPRKFYSEENINNFKQTKGVLKNASSTSSLNKKKVIFDMDAIQMKSVSASPSQSITEKSDNKEQIESGIVNLDTEEWDISSIENEHPTSTFKVQVTSHTSPKIAELKKSIESQLTRRNPTLSTALVGGVDVLTAPVQKMTNFGGSNTSLGSSILDDTDSIPIQNKTFVKSIHVEKDDSEIEISDLINDTVDNKTYVKSY; translated from the exons ATGACTCATAAAACATCATACCATCACAATTTTCCAAACTTGGCGGAGGAATCtggttttacatttaatacacaCAAGCCACGCATTCACATAGAATGGAacaaaataa AAATGGTTGATATAGATTCTATAATAAGAGATAGAAAATTTGGACTACTAGAACAACACATTAATGAT ATATTGGGATGTGTTTTGGAATCTGAATTCGATGTTCGAATTCTAGATGAAGGTGTACTAAAGATATTTCGTTTATCACAATTAGCAGTCGAATACCAACAATTTTGTAGAAACTATCTGGATCGTAGTATTTATGTAATGCGAGAAGAAGTTACAAACTTACTTAag gaAGTTGAAACAACTAGAAGAAGTTTGAAAGAAAAAGATgaagaaataagaaaattaaaaagaaaaagcaaACAGTCTATACGTACGCCGTTACATTACGGCAATGAAAATATAGCTACAATGcttttgaaaacattaaataataccaAAGGAGACATATTTAGTTCCACTTCACACACCGatgtattacaatacaataaatgtaattattgcgaaaaaatatttttaaatcaattatacttaaaaagtCATATGTCAAGACGACAtgcagatattataaatattccaaCAACTGAGGCACCTGAGAAGATTACAGCGAATGAAAATACTAATTCTAAGTTAAATGAAGAAATAGAagaacttaaaacaaaattaaagcaaatggaaaatttaattataaatacacgaAATTCTAATGGTCAAATAGAAGTTACAGAAAATATAATCCAAAAAGTTGAACCACATAGCAATCAAAAACTAACAAAAGAGATGAAAGACGCTGAAGTATCTACGGATGTAAATATGCAAGACAAGATTGATACTTGGAAAAAAGAAgagtatgaaaaatataatcaagaaATAGTACTTTTACGCAaacaaattattgatattataagtaataaagaaaAGCAAGAACAATCTTCTattcaaaatgatttaaaaataatggaacAACTACAGACAACAATCAAACAGCAGAGTTCAGAAATAACATCATTGAAAGAGGAACTTCTTAAGGAAGGTGAAAATGAGAAAGAGAAAAGAAAAGAGATTGAGAATCAAATGGTCTATTGGGTAAAACAAGCAGAAAAGCAATCAAatgaatataaagtattattacaaaaactgaATGATGTAACGAACGAAGCGCGCGAATATCGTGCTCGAGCTGATGCAGAAAAAGATAAATCTTCAAAGTTACAAGATATATTAGATCAACATTTAAGCCGAGCCCCGAAAAAAGAATCAAATCAAAAGAACAAA ATAAATGAAGAAATAATCGAAACAAATGATGTGGATAGCGCAAAAATAGCAGAAAAGACACCTACAGCCGACTTAATTACTCTTTCTAAGCTCCAACAAAAGGCACAGGAACTTCTTAATATGAATGATACAAGTACTTGTGAAAGTTCAAGTACAAGtgacgaaaaaattaaaatgaaaaatgtagtCAAGAATTCGTCGAGTGATGATAAATCCCAAAATcaaactatgaaaaaaaaaatctcaaaaaaaaGTACACAATATTCTAATGACATTGATCCAGTCAGAAAATCTAGAAATAAATCCGAAAAGAAacctcaaaataaaattaattcgatcCCGCATACAGCTTCAAAAAAGGAAAATAGTTATGTTCACATTCCTAGCAG cccCATGAAAATAGTGAGGGCAAAAGTAACAGAGGAAGTTAACCAACGTTTAATATCTCTTGGAGTGGACCCGTTAAGAAATCGACTGCCGCAAAATACTTTTCGAAAACAACGCACTCTCTTACAAAAAGAACAGGAGACTAAAACAAAG aaatttccagtaagagaaaaaatattacattcaatAATGGCTCATTTAGATGAATCTACGGCCAATAAAAGCATTTCTCCACGAAATGACTATATTTCACCCAACAAGTCGCCTAAAACATTCAGTCTATCATCAGTTTTTACTAACGTTAAGACTAAGGCTTTATCACTTGTAAAATCAAATGAATCTATTAATAACACTAATAAATCTTACAATCATATTGCCATGAAAGCTTTATCATTACTAAAAACACCTCCCGTATCTGCCAATACTAGTCCAATAATCCAACGTCACAGCGTTATTTCCCCAAATAAAACTGGAAGAAaagtttcaaaatcaaaaaggaattttaaatatcaatcatcTAAAtcattaacacaaaataaaaattctgaaGCTTTTGATGTGAACAATGTAAGTGACGACTCCAACTCTCAGTCACTGGAACAAGAGCGCACTCATAAGCAAAAAGCAGGGGTTGTTAATAACCTCGTGAAATCTCCAATACGACGCCCTACCGATATACCTGAAAATCAATACGTTACAGATCACAGGTTTTTTGTCAATCGTGACGATAAATCTCAGCCTAAATCTGATGatatatatcaaatgaaagcTCAAGAAATCAATGTCAACAAAAAGgcaattattgaaaatatcgaTGATAGTAGTGATGCAGTAGAGTCTATAGTCTCATCGCCAAGAAAGTTTTATTCCgaagaaaacattaataatttcaaacaaacaaaaggAGTTCTAAAAAATGCGTCTTCTACATcttctttgaataaaaaaaaagtcatttttgATATGGACGCAATACAAATGAAATCTGTGAGTGCGTCACCATCACAAAGTATTACAGAAAAAAGCGATAATAAAGAACAAATCGAATCTGGAATCGTGAATTTGGACACTGAAGAGTGGGATATATCgag CATTGAAAATGAACATCCGACATCAACATTCAAGGTTCAAGTCACTTCACATACAAGCCCCAAAATTGCTGAACTAAAAAAATCGATTGAATCGCAACTTACTCGTCGTAATCCAACTCTTTCAACTGCTCTAGTTGGCGGAGTTGATGTTTTAACAGCACCGGTacaaaaaatgacaaattttgGTGGCAGTAATACTAGTCTCGGCAGTTCTATCCTTGATGATACCGACAGCATaccaattcaaaataaaacttttgtgaAATCAATACACGTTGAAAAAGATGATAGTGAAATAGAAATTTCGGATTTAATTAATGATACAGTAGATAATAAGACGTATGTAAAATCATATTAG
- the Rpl8 gene encoding large ribosomal subunit protein uL2 — MGRVIRAQRKGAGSVFVSHTKKRKGAPKLRSLDYAERHGYIKGVVKDIIHDPGRGAPLAVVHFRDPYKFKTRKELFIAPEGLYTGQFVYCGKKATLEVGNVMPVGDMPEGTIVCNLEEKMGDRGRLARASGNFATVIGHNPDAKRTRVKLPSGAKKVLPSSNRGMVGIVAGGGRIDKPILKAGRAYHKYKVKRNCWPYVRGVSMNPVEHPHGGGNHQHIGKASTVKRGTSAGRKVGLIAARRTGRIRGGKTEAKKET, encoded by the exons ATGGGTCGTGTTATTCGGGCTCAGCGTAAAGGTGCCGGTTCGGTCTTCGTATCACACACTAAGAAAAGGAAAGGTGCACCAAAACTCCGTTCCTTAGACTATGCAGAACGTCATGGTTACATCAAAGGCGTCGTAAAG gATATCATCCATGACCCTGGCCGTGGAGCTCCATTAGCTGTTGTGCATTTCCGTGACCCCTACAAATTTAAGACCCGCAAGGAACTTTTCATTGCGCCAGAGGGTCTCTACACAGGCCAATTTGTTTACTGTGGAAAGAAAGCGACTCTTGAAGTTG gaAATGTTATGCCAGTGGGTGATATGCCTGAGGGTACAATTGTATGCAACCTTGAAGAAAAGATGGGTGACAGAGGTCGGCTAGCTCGTGCCTCTGGAAATTTTGCTACCGTCATTGGTCATAATCCTGATGCCAAGCGTACTAGAGTCAAGCTTCCCTCTGGAGCCAAGAAAGTTCTGCCATCTAGCAATAGAGGAATGGTTG gtATTGTTGCCGGTGGTGGCCGTATCGACAAACCTATCTTGAAGGCTGGACGTGCTTACCATAAATACAAGGTTAAGCGTAACTGCTGGCCATATGTACGAGGTGTGTCCATGAACCCTGTGGAGCATCCTCACGGAGGTGGTAACCATCAACACATtg gtAAGGCATCTACTGTCAAGAGAGGCACATCAGCTGGTCGCAAGGTCGGTCTTATTGCTGCTCGCAGAACTGGAAGAATTCGTGGTGGAAAGACAGAGGCAAAGAAGGAGACGTAA